A single window of Rubripirellula lacrimiformis DNA harbors:
- a CDS encoding DUF1501 domain-containing protein — translation MKKRETLDQQLYRQTIQDRTRRHFLRDCTTGLGGLWMATQNAPTASAAFTPGHDPQNPLSPVLPPLPAKVKRVIFLHMVGAPSQLEMFDYKPDLKALDGKDCPQSFLEGKRFAFINGTPKMLGPQFPFKQYGESGAWVSDRMPHLAQHVDDLCFIKTMQTDQFNHGPAQLIVHTGTSQMGSPSIGSWVTWGLGSENSDLPGFIVLLSGGRLPRVGKALWSAGFLPSVYQGVQCRSQGDPVLNVSNPEGVSRDDRRRVLDALDELNRHSHEKFGDPETLTRIAQYEMAYRMQTAAPEVMDLKKESAETLAAYGADPEKESFANNCLLARRLVENGVRFVQLFDWGWDTHGSNKSEALHHGLVSKCKSTDQPIAALLKDLKDRGLMEDTLVVWGGEFGRTPMRENRGGKEMAFMGRDHSPDAFTIWMAGAGVQAGMTYGETDAVGYTPATDPVQVRDLHATLMHLMGFDHQKISYPFKGLNQKLTGVKQARVVREILS, via the coding sequence ATGAAGAAACGAGAAACCTTAGACCAGCAGCTGTATCGGCAAACGATCCAAGACCGGACTCGTCGTCACTTTTTGCGTGATTGCACCACCGGTTTGGGTGGATTGTGGATGGCGACTCAGAATGCACCCACAGCGTCGGCTGCGTTCACACCGGGCCACGATCCGCAGAACCCGCTTAGCCCTGTGCTGCCGCCGCTGCCCGCAAAGGTCAAACGAGTGATCTTTCTGCACATGGTCGGCGCGCCAAGTCAGTTGGAAATGTTCGACTACAAACCCGACTTGAAAGCGTTGGACGGGAAGGATTGTCCGCAGTCTTTCTTAGAGGGCAAACGGTTCGCGTTCATCAACGGAACGCCGAAGATGCTGGGCCCTCAATTTCCGTTCAAACAGTACGGGGAATCCGGCGCCTGGGTTTCGGATCGGATGCCACACTTGGCTCAGCATGTCGATGATTTGTGTTTCATCAAGACAATGCAAACGGACCAGTTCAATCATGGTCCGGCCCAGTTGATCGTTCACACCGGCACATCGCAGATGGGTTCGCCGTCCATCGGATCTTGGGTGACCTGGGGATTGGGGTCTGAAAACTCCGATCTTCCTGGGTTCATCGTGTTGTTGTCCGGCGGGCGGTTGCCGCGTGTCGGCAAGGCGCTTTGGAGTGCAGGATTTTTGCCCTCGGTTTATCAAGGCGTTCAGTGCCGATCCCAAGGCGATCCGGTTTTGAATGTCTCCAACCCCGAAGGTGTTAGTCGCGATGACCGTCGCCGTGTGTTGGACGCGCTGGATGAACTGAATCGCCATTCGCATGAAAAATTTGGCGATCCCGAAACGCTGACGCGGATCGCGCAGTACGAGATGGCCTATCGCATGCAGACGGCGGCGCCGGAGGTCATGGACCTGAAAAAGGAATCTGCAGAAACGCTTGCAGCCTACGGGGCCGATCCAGAGAAAGAGTCGTTCGCGAACAATTGCTTGTTGGCCCGGCGGTTGGTCGAAAATGGCGTCCGGTTTGTTCAGCTGTTCGATTGGGGATGGGATACGCACGGATCCAACAAGAGCGAAGCGTTGCACCACGGATTGGTCAGTAAGTGCAAGAGCACCGATCAGCCGATCGCCGCACTGCTGAAGGATCTGAAGGATCGTGGGCTGATGGAAGATACTTTGGTGGTTTGGGGAGGCGAGTTTGGCCGGACCCCGATGCGAGAAAATCGCGGCGGCAAGGAAATGGCCTTCATGGGGCGTGACCACAGCCCCGATGCGTTCACCATTTGGATGGCCGGCGCGGGCGTTCAAGCGGGGATGACCTATGGCGAAACCGATGCGGTCGGGTACACCCCGGCAACGGACCCCGTTCAGGTGCGTGACCTGCACGCCACGCTGATGCACTTGATGGGATTTGACCATCAAAAGATCAGCTACCCGTTCAAGGGGCTGAACCAAAAGCTAACGGGTGTAAAACAGGCTCGCGTGGTTCGAGAGATCTTGTCGTAA